The Triticum dicoccoides isolate Atlit2015 ecotype Zavitan chromosome 6A, WEW_v2.0, whole genome shotgun sequence genome has a window encoding:
- the LOC119318793 gene encoding uncharacterized protein LOC119318793: MLSLRLSTSGTSTGLGRFAAARLAAAARGGRSVSAAPGMEHPRDDTHNTKEDVTSHPFGVAYSTRSDEEGFGGVYARDDDRPAFSRPTAEAHPTHPPDHDTSQVKEEKARHLKDDKHAT, from the exons ATGCTCTCGCTCAGGTTGTCTACTAGTGGCACCAGCACAGGACTCGGCCGGTTCGCCGCCGCGAGGTTGGCGGCCGCAGCTCGTGGAGGGAGGAGCGTGTCCGCCGCGCCCGGCATGGAGCACCCGCGCGACGACACGCACAACACCAAAGA GGACGTGACGAGCCACCCGTTCGGGGTGGCCTACTCCACGAGGTCGGACGAGGAAGGCTTCGGCGGGGTGTACGCGAGGGACGACGACCGGCCGGCGTTCAGCCGTCCAACTGCCGAGGCGCATCCGACCCATCCTCCTG ACCATGATACCTCGCAGGTGAAGGAGGAGAAGGCGCGCCATCTCAAGGACGACAAGCACGCCACCTAG